Proteins encoded within one genomic window of Gasterosteus aculeatus chromosome 18, fGasAcu3.hap1.1, whole genome shotgun sequence:
- the esr2a gene encoding estrogen receptor 2a isoform X2: MAAASSSSPVKAEPLLQLQEVDSSRIGGRVLHAVQGPSSPGFTLEAIQPICIPSPYTDLGHDFSPIPFYSPTIFTYASPGISDCAAVHRSLSPSLFWPSHGHAGPPPHQAQARPQPGPAAQSPWVELTQRDSALTTSKSVRRRSQEGEDAVVSSGGKADLHYCAVCHDYASGYHYGVWSCEGCKAFFKRSIQGHNDYICPATNQCTIDKNRRKSCQACRLRKCCEVGMTKCGMRKERANNRNPQARRVTRLSSQGRTNGAKALAGPEVSLPNEPHPPALTPEQLIGRIMEAEPPEILLMKDMRGPLTEANIMMSLTNLADKELVHMISWAKKIPGFVELSLLDQVHLLECCWLEVLMIGLMWREEGSCVQGLSEIFDMLIAATSRVRELKLQREEYVCLKAMILLNSNMCLSSSEGSGELQSRSKLLRLLDAVTDALVWAIAKTGLTFRQQYTRLAHLLMMLSHIRHASNKGMDHLHCMKMKNMVPLYDLLLEMLDAHIMHGSRLSRRPPQGPGDQTQVPARPNNPSGGPSNTWTPGSTGS; encoded by the exons atggccgccgcctcctcctcctctccggttAAGGCCGAacccctcctccagctccaggagGTGGACTCCAGCCGAATCGGCGGCCGCGTCCTTCACGCGGTCCAGGGCCCCTCGTCGCCTGGCTTCACCCTGGAAGCGATTCAGCCCATCTGCATCCCCTCGCCTTACACCGACCTCGGGCACGACTTCAGCCCCATTCCGTTCTACAGTCCCACCATATTTACGTACGCCAGCCCGGGCATTTCCGACTGCGCCGCCGTCCACCGGTCGCTGAGCCCCTCCTTATTCTGGCCCAGCCACGGGCACGCAGGGCCGCCTCCGCACCAGGCCCAGGCCCGGCCCCAGCCCGGGCCGGCCGCCCAGAGTCCGTGGGTGGAGCTGACGCAGCGGGACAGCGCCCTGACGACCAG TAAGAGTGTGAGGAGGCGTTCTCAGGAGGGCGAGGACGCCGTGGTGTCATCCGGCGGCAAGGCGGACCTCCACTACTGTGCCGTGTGTCACGACTACGCCTCGGGCTACCACTACGGCGTGTGGTCGTGTGAGGGCTGCAAGGCCTTCTTCAAGAGGAGCATCCAAG GACACAACGACTACATCTGTCCAGCAACCAATCAATGCACCATCGACAAGAACCGCCGCAAGAGCTGCCAGGCGTGTCGCCTGCGCAAGTGCTGCGAAGTTGGCATGACCAAGTGTG GTATGCGAAAGGAGCGCGCAAACAACCGGAACCCACAGGCGAGGCGAGTGACCCGTCTGTCCTCTCAGGGAAGAACCAACGGAGCGAAAGCGCTGGCCGGGCCGGAGGTCAGTTTGCCGAATGAGCCCCACCCTCCTGCGCTGACCCCGGAACAGCTGATAGGACGAATAATGGAGGCGGAGCCGCCGGAGATCCTCCTCATGAAGGACATGAGGGGGCCGCTGACTGAAGCCAACATCATGATGTCGCTCACCAACCTGGCTGATAAGGAGCTGGTGCACATGATCAGCTGGGCCAAGAAGATCCCAG GGTTCGTAGAGCTCAGCCTTTTGGACCAGGTGCACCTGCTGGAGTGCTGCTGGCTGGAGGTACTGATGATCGGACTGATGTGGAG agaagaggggagctgcGTCCAGGGCCTCTCAGAAATCTTTGATATGCTGATAGCTGCCACGTCCAGGGTGAGAGAACTCAAGCTCCAGAGAGAGGAGTATGTCTGCCTCAAGGCCATGATCCTCCTTAACTCCA acaTGTGCCTCAGCTCGTCGGAGGGCAGCGGGGAGCTGCAGAGCCGCTCCAAGCTGCTGCGTCTCCTGGACGCCGTGACGGACGCACTGGTGTGGGCCATCGCAAAGACCGGCCTCACCTTCCGCCAGCAGTACACCCGCCTCGCTCACCTGCTCATGATGCTGTCACACATCCGCCATGCCAG CAACAAGGGCATGGACCACCTCCACTGCATGAAGATGAAGAACATGGTGCCTCTGTACgacctgctgctggagatgTTGGACGCCCACATCATGCACGGCTCCCGTCTGTCCCGCCGGCCTCCGCAGGGGCCCGGGGACCAGACGCAGGTCCCTGCTCGGCCAAACAACCCCAGCGGCGGGCCCTCGAATACCTGGACTCCCGGCAGCACAGGGAGTTAA
- the esr2a gene encoding estrogen receptor 2a isoform X1, with amino-acid sequence MAAASSSSPVKAEPLLQLQEVDSSRIGGRVLHAVQGPSSPGFTLEAIQPICIPSPYTDLGHDFSPIPFYSPTIFTYASPGISDCAAVHRSLSPSLFWPSHGHAGPPPHQAQARPQPGPAAQSPWVELTQRDSALTTSKSVRRRSQEGEDAVVSSGGKADLHYCAVCHDYASGYHYGVWSCEGCKAFFKRSIQGHNDYICPATNQCTIDKNRRKSCQACRLRKCCEVGMTKCGMRKERANNRNPQARRVTRLSSQGRTNGAKALAGPEVSLPNEPHPPALTPEQLIGRIMEAEPPEILLMKDMRGPLTEANIMMSLTNLADKELVHMISWAKKIPGFVELSLLDQVHLLECCWLEVLMIGLMWRSVDHPGKLIFSPDLSLSREEGSCVQGLSEIFDMLIAATSRVRELKLQREEYVCLKAMILLNSNMCLSSSEGSGELQSRSKLLRLLDAVTDALVWAIAKTGLTFRQQYTRLAHLLMMLSHIRHASNKGMDHLHCMKMKNMVPLYDLLLEMLDAHIMHGSRLSRRPPQGPGDQTQVPARPNNPSGGPSNTWTPGSTGS; translated from the exons atggccgccgcctcctcctcctctccggttAAGGCCGAacccctcctccagctccaggagGTGGACTCCAGCCGAATCGGCGGCCGCGTCCTTCACGCGGTCCAGGGCCCCTCGTCGCCTGGCTTCACCCTGGAAGCGATTCAGCCCATCTGCATCCCCTCGCCTTACACCGACCTCGGGCACGACTTCAGCCCCATTCCGTTCTACAGTCCCACCATATTTACGTACGCCAGCCCGGGCATTTCCGACTGCGCCGCCGTCCACCGGTCGCTGAGCCCCTCCTTATTCTGGCCCAGCCACGGGCACGCAGGGCCGCCTCCGCACCAGGCCCAGGCCCGGCCCCAGCCCGGGCCGGCCGCCCAGAGTCCGTGGGTGGAGCTGACGCAGCGGGACAGCGCCCTGACGACCAG TAAGAGTGTGAGGAGGCGTTCTCAGGAGGGCGAGGACGCCGTGGTGTCATCCGGCGGCAAGGCGGACCTCCACTACTGTGCCGTGTGTCACGACTACGCCTCGGGCTACCACTACGGCGTGTGGTCGTGTGAGGGCTGCAAGGCCTTCTTCAAGAGGAGCATCCAAG GACACAACGACTACATCTGTCCAGCAACCAATCAATGCACCATCGACAAGAACCGCCGCAAGAGCTGCCAGGCGTGTCGCCTGCGCAAGTGCTGCGAAGTTGGCATGACCAAGTGTG GTATGCGAAAGGAGCGCGCAAACAACCGGAACCCACAGGCGAGGCGAGTGACCCGTCTGTCCTCTCAGGGAAGAACCAACGGAGCGAAAGCGCTGGCCGGGCCGGAGGTCAGTTTGCCGAATGAGCCCCACCCTCCTGCGCTGACCCCGGAACAGCTGATAGGACGAATAATGGAGGCGGAGCCGCCGGAGATCCTCCTCATGAAGGACATGAGGGGGCCGCTGACTGAAGCCAACATCATGATGTCGCTCACCAACCTGGCTGATAAGGAGCTGGTGCACATGATCAGCTGGGCCAAGAAGATCCCAG GGTTCGTAGAGCTCAGCCTTTTGGACCAGGTGCACCTGCTGGAGTGCTGCTGGCTGGAGGTACTGATGATCGGACTGATGTGGAGGTCAGTGGACCATCCAGGGAAACTTATCTTCTCCCCTGACCTGAGCCTGAGCAG agaagaggggagctgcGTCCAGGGCCTCTCAGAAATCTTTGATATGCTGATAGCTGCCACGTCCAGGGTGAGAGAACTCAAGCTCCAGAGAGAGGAGTATGTCTGCCTCAAGGCCATGATCCTCCTTAACTCCA acaTGTGCCTCAGCTCGTCGGAGGGCAGCGGGGAGCTGCAGAGCCGCTCCAAGCTGCTGCGTCTCCTGGACGCCGTGACGGACGCACTGGTGTGGGCCATCGCAAAGACCGGCCTCACCTTCCGCCAGCAGTACACCCGCCTCGCTCACCTGCTCATGATGCTGTCACACATCCGCCATGCCAG CAACAAGGGCATGGACCACCTCCACTGCATGAAGATGAAGAACATGGTGCCTCTGTACgacctgctgctggagatgTTGGACGCCCACATCATGCACGGCTCCCGTCTGTCCCGCCGGCCTCCGCAGGGGCCCGGGGACCAGACGCAGGTCCCTGCTCGGCCAAACAACCCCAGCGGCGGGCCCTCGAATACCTGGACTCCCGGCAGCACAGGGAGTTAA